One stretch of Diabrotica undecimpunctata isolate CICGRU chromosome 5, icDiaUnde3, whole genome shotgun sequence DNA includes these proteins:
- the LOC140442415 gene encoding zinc finger MYM-type protein 1-like, which translates to MSGKEGGSSSCRDDSSTANSDPLCDIELLSEKSYPERQILVESGVNRVDLQDPKFWPRNCVDKVLKEFKTQDLNSLDFESSKRKIGKQNRYCSDTGTPVERFIQFLDNTGHKAKYMEASIVKILSNLNINIDDCRGQSYDNANNMSGVYSGLQVLIKSRNSMAKYVPCAAHSLNLIVQHAAECTMESITFFLVAEEIYVFFSASTYRWKRLIDLLKNCDHTFVPKRVNVTRWSGRFNALKALNLCYQDIKQAVLELSSNEDEKMPVRCQANNLHEKMATLEFGIYVAFWFEVLERTDLAIKSLQSANMDLHTCSSLYSSLQHFYESLRNKCNLFEEKGQLLLQQTEYIKEIRSRKRKLPFDEADTEEILTP; encoded by the exons ATGAGCGGAAAAGAAGGAG GATCTTCATCATGTCGAGATGATTCATCCACAGCAAATTCAGACCCACTTTGTGATATCGAGTTACTTTCTGAAAAGAGTTATCCTGAACGTCAAATTCTAGTCGAAAGTGGTGTTAATCGAGTTGATTTACAAGATCCAAAATTCTGGCCAAGAAATTGTGTAGATAAAGTGCTGAAAGAATTCAAAACACAGGATCTTAATTCTTTAGACTTTGAATCttcaaaaagaaaaataggaaaacaaaacaG GTATTGCTCGGACACCGGAACACCTGTCGAGAGGTTCATTCAGTTTTTAGACAACACTGGCCACAAAGCCAAATATATGGAAGCCAGCATTGTAAAAATTTTGTCCAACCTGAATATAAATATCGATGACTGCAGAGGACAATCGTATGATAATGCGAATAACATGTCTGGCGTTTATAGCGGTCTTCAAGTCCTAATAAAATCTAGGAATAGTATGGCAAAATACGTACCATGTGCAGCCCATTCCCTAAATTTGATTGTGCAACATGCAGCAGAATGCACTATGGaaagtattactttttttttagttgctgaagaaatttatgtttttttctcaGCTTCAACTTACAGATGGAAACGACTCATTGATCTATTGAAAAATTGTGACCATACATTTGTTCCAAAAAGAGTTAATGTAACTCGATGGTCAGGACGATTTAATGCATTAAAAGCTCTTAATTTATGCTATCAAGATATAAAGCAAGCTGTTTTAGAGTTATCCTCTAACGAAGACGAGAAGATGCCAGTTCGCTGTCAAGCAAACAATTTACACGAAAAGATGGCTACGTTAGAATTTGGTATTTATGTTGCCTTTTGGTTCGAAGTACTGGAAAGAACTGACCTAGCGATTAAATCTTTACAAAGCGCAAATATGGACTTACATACATGTTCGTCTTTGTATAGCTCATTACAACATTTTTACGAGTCTCTTCGTAATAAATGCAATTTATTTGAAGAAAAGGGGCAGCTCTTATTACAACAAACGGAATACATCAAAGAAATTAGAAGTCGCAAAAGAAAATTACCGTTTGACGAAGCAGATACAGAAGAGATCCTTACACCGTAA
- the LOC140441659 gene encoding calcium release-activated calcium channel protein 1-like isoform X1 yields the protein MSVWSTSTVCLDLGNTHYKPGLNDSFNRFRSHNHHSSHCKNMSMSGDEIHNRRYLSWRKLQLSRAKLKASSKTSALLSGFAMVAMVELQLQSPMEKISGEVLVAFAVITTLLVAVHMLALMISTCILPNIEAICNLDSINLVEESPHERLHWYIETAWAFSTLLGLLLFLAEIAILCWVKFIDINETAAWSATVILVPILFVFLAFAIHFYRSLVTHKYETTLSGIRELEMLKEQIETGTMHRNGGGVGDLIQSIHVV from the exons ATGTCTGTCTGGAGTACAAGCACTGTATGCCTAGATTTAGGCAATACGCACTACAAGCCAGGACTAAATGATAGTTTTAATCGATTCCGAAGCCATAATCACCATTCCTCTCAT tGTAAAAACATGTCAATGTCAGGTGACGAGATACACAACCGTCGCTACCTTTCGTGGCGCAAACTCCAACTGTCCCGAGCAAAATTGAAAGCATCCAGCAAGACATCAGCCCTCCTCTCCGGGTTTGCCATGGTGGCGATGGTGGAACTGCAGCTTCAGTCACCGATGGAGAAGATCTCTGGAGAAGTACTGGTCGCTTTTGCTGTGATCACGACGTTGCTAGTAGCAGTCCACATGCTAGCGCTGATGATAAGTACCTGCATATTACCGAATATAGAAGCTATATGTAATTTAGATTCTATAAACCTAGTAGAAGAATCGCCCCATGAGAGACTTCATTGGTATATAGAAACAGCGTGGGCGTTTTCGACGCTCTTAGGTCTATTGTTATTCCTGGCCGAAATAGCTATTTTGTGCTGGGTTAAGTTTATAGATATTAACGAAACGGCAGCTTGGTCTGCCACTGTTATTCTTGTACCTATACTTTTTGTATTTCTAGCATTCGCTATACATTTCTACAGATCCTTAGTAACGCATAAATACGAAACAACCTTATCAGGTATAAGGGAGTTAGAAATGCTCAAAGAACAAATTGAAACTGGAACTATGCATCGAAATGGTGGAGGTGTAGGAGATTTAATACAATCCATTCATGTCGTGTAA
- the LOC140441659 gene encoding calcium release-activated calcium channel protein 1-like isoform X2, giving the protein MSMSGDEIHNRRYLSWRKLQLSRAKLKASSKTSALLSGFAMVAMVELQLQSPMEKISGEVLVAFAVITTLLVAVHMLALMISTCILPNIEAICNLDSINLVEESPHERLHWYIETAWAFSTLLGLLLFLAEIAILCWVKFIDINETAAWSATVILVPILFVFLAFAIHFYRSLVTHKYETTLSGIRELEMLKEQIETGTMHRNGGGVGDLIQSIHVV; this is encoded by the coding sequence ATGTCAATGTCAGGTGACGAGATACACAACCGTCGCTACCTTTCGTGGCGCAAACTCCAACTGTCCCGAGCAAAATTGAAAGCATCCAGCAAGACATCAGCCCTCCTCTCCGGGTTTGCCATGGTGGCGATGGTGGAACTGCAGCTTCAGTCACCGATGGAGAAGATCTCTGGAGAAGTACTGGTCGCTTTTGCTGTGATCACGACGTTGCTAGTAGCAGTCCACATGCTAGCGCTGATGATAAGTACCTGCATATTACCGAATATAGAAGCTATATGTAATTTAGATTCTATAAACCTAGTAGAAGAATCGCCCCATGAGAGACTTCATTGGTATATAGAAACAGCGTGGGCGTTTTCGACGCTCTTAGGTCTATTGTTATTCCTGGCCGAAATAGCTATTTTGTGCTGGGTTAAGTTTATAGATATTAACGAAACGGCAGCTTGGTCTGCCACTGTTATTCTTGTACCTATACTTTTTGTATTTCTAGCATTCGCTATACATTTCTACAGATCCTTAGTAACGCATAAATACGAAACAACCTTATCAGGTATAAGGGAGTTAGAAATGCTCAAAGAACAAATTGAAACTGGAACTATGCATCGAAATGGTGGAGGTGTAGGAGATTTAATACAATCCATTCATGTCGTGTAA